ATCAATGCGGCGATCGCCTTGAGCATTTCCTATGTGCCTCAGTATTTTCGGTTAGTCCGCAACCGCACTACCAGCGCCAAAACTGAACTGTTTATCGAAGCGGCCCAGGCGATGGGGGCAACACCGAGTCGCATTTTGTCGAAATATCTCTTTCGTAATGTGATTCAGAGCGTGCCGGTGCTATTTACCCTCAATGCCGCCGATGCGATTTTGATTCTGGGGGGCTTGGGCTTTTTGGGTCTGGGGCTGCCCGATGGGACGCCAGAATGGGGCCATGATCTGCGCCTCGCCCTCGATGCTCTGCCGACGGGCATCTGGTGGACAGCGCTGTTTCCGGGGTTGACCATGACCTTGATGGTGATGGGTCTATCGCTGCTGGGGGAAGGACTCAACGCTTGGCTCAATCCAGGCGATCGCCGTTAACCACATTCTTCGGGCTGAGATTCCGCTTCGGTGATCAGTTGGTCTAAGGCCTGTTGCATTTCCGCTAAAACCCGTTGGTAACAGGCTTCCACATAGAGGCGATCGCCCGCTGCTTCCCGGCCAGACCTGTCAAAGCGGATTGGCGGACAAACCCTGGTGTACATTTTTGTGGGCAAAGGAAAATTAGGGAGGGGGCCAAAGGCAATGCCCCAGGGTAATCCGAGATAAACAGGAAATACCTCCGGGTCGATATTAAACAGCCAGGGTAAGTTCAACGTTTTGAGAAATTTCTTCAGGGGTTCGTAAATATCGTCAATGACAAAAATGCTGTCGTGGGCGCCCCAGGAAATCAGCGGCACAATGGGCACACCCTGGCGGAGGGCCAGTTTAATAAAGCCCCGACGCTCGGCAAAATAAATTTTGTTCCGGAGGGCATGGGGCCGAAACACATCCTGGCCACCACCGGGATAAACCAGCACATTTGCCCCAGCTTTCAGGGCGGCGATCGCCATTTTTGGGTGCGCTTGCACAGCCCCGGTTTTCACGGCAATTTTTGCGAGTTCTGGGAAAGCCAACCAAATATTCGGGTGCATCAGGCCATAGGTGGGCCGCTCGACCCCAAAGCGCTGAAACCAGTCGTACATCATCATCCACATATCTGGCGCCGCGAGGCCGCCATTGTGGGATCCCACCGCCAACACGGGCTCATCGGTGGGTAAATTTTCCCAACCGCTCGTTTCTACCCGAAAATAATACTTGTACAGCCACTCCCACAGGGGCAGCAAGCGCCGGATGGTTTCAGGGTCACGCCCAGCGAGGGACCACCCATCCAATGGTGGATCTAAGGGCGGAAATGGCGGAAAAAGCTGCATAATTGGTGAAAAAAAGCGTTACAGTGCTTAAATTTATCGCGCTTAAAGATTATGACATGGTTTTTTGAGGAGGGTCTTTTCTGGTGAGAATTGCGATTATCGGTTGCGGCTACGTGGGCCGGGCGATCGCCCGACAATGGACAAAGGCAGGTCATCAGGTGAGCGTCACCACCACCACCCCAGAAAAAGTAGCCCAGTTGGCGGATCTTGCCCACCAGGTGAAGGTGCTCAAGGGCGACCAACCGGAAGCGCTCCAGGAACTCTGTGAAGGCCAAGATGTGATTCTCTTAGCCGTCGGCTCAAAGGGGCGCACTACAGAAAATTACCGTTTGGCTTATCTGAAAACTGCTCAAAATCTCGTCCAAGTCCTCGCCCATAATGACACCGTTAAGCAGGTGATCTACACCAGTAGCTATGCGATCGTCGGTAACCATGATGGCGCTTGGGTTGATGAAACGACCCTCGACAAGCCGCCCCATATTTTTGCGGAAATTCTTCTGGAAACAGAACAGGTCTTGCAGGCGATCGCCACTGATTTACGCCGGGTATGTATCCTCCGTTTGGGGGGGATTTATGGGCCAGGGCGAGAAATCAAGAAAATTTTTCAACGGGCCATGGGTCAAGTGCGCCCCGGCAATGGCAGCGAATATGGCAACTGGATTCACTTAGAAGATATTGTGGCGGCCCTTGAATTCGCCCAAGCGAAACAGTTGGACGGCCTCTTTAACCTCGTTTGCGATGAACCCCTGCCCCGGCGAGAATTATTGGCTCGCCTCGCGGCAAAATATGATTTACCTCCAGTGATCTGGGATCCTAGCCAACCTTCAGAGCGCCCCATGAATGTGCGGGTCTCGAACCGAAAGCTAAAAGATCTCGGTTTTGTCTGTCGTTATCCCACCATTGAAGTTTAGGGACTGTTAAAACCTGTAGGCGATCGCCTCAAGGAAATGCACTATGGCCATTGATTTTGTGCGGGGCGCCAGTTACCCCTTCCGGGCGGTGAGATTCCTCTCCCAGCATCCCCGGCTCTGGCAATATCTAGCGATCCCTCTGGGGTTGAATATCGTGATCGGCGGCCTCCTCTATTTTTTCTCCCTCCGCTGGGCTTGGGGTCAGGCGATCGCCAGTTATCGTTGGATCAATAGCGGCCTCACAAACCTCATTGATCGTCTCCCGGACTGGCTGCAATGGCTGGACTATGGTGCGAATGTGGCAGCGATTGGCGTTGGCTTTATTTTGATTACCGCCATTTTTATTGCCGTGGGGCTCATTCTTGTGCAGTTTGGCGTTGTTTTGGGGGCGCCTTGGTATGGCCAACTGTCAGAGCACATCGAAAAGCTGCGCACCAATCGCCTCGAAATCGTTGAAGTCGGCTTTTTCCGGGATATTGGCCGGGCAATTTTATTTGAACTCAAAAAGCTCATCTTGGTTTTGACCCTATCGCCATTCTTGTTTGGGGTAAATTTTCTGCCTGGCATCGGCAGTATTTTGTCTTCCTTTGGCGGGCTGACCCTGAGCATCACAATTATCTGTCTTGATTTTTTTGATGCACCCCTAGAGCGACGACGGCTGAGTTTTCGGCAAAAATTGCACCAGGTCTATCGGGCCTTGCCGGGCAGTGCGGGGTTTGGCCTCATGTGTTTGGGTTTAGTTAGCTTTCCTTTATTAAATTTGCTGACTATCCCTATCTGTGTGGCATCGGGAACGCTTTTTGTGTGCGATCGCCTGCTTTCTCAAGCAAATCTTGCTATTAATCCTGATGAAAGTCAGTAGTTTATTTTTTCAAAAGTAGTCTTGATAATTTTGCAATAGTTAAAATGCAGAACGTTAGCCTGATATTTTGCCTAAATATAAAAATCAACTGGCTGAGGCGATCGCCTTCATTTTTTTCATCACAAATAGGATGTATTAACGTAGTGTAATGCCTCAATCGCAACTGTATCTAAAGGTTATACGTCTTCCATATATTCTTTTGCGACAGAGCGAATACAAAAGCTTGTAAATTCTCGTAAATTACCTAGAGGAACCATCGGAACGGGAGAAATGACCCCGTTTTTATCTGAGGAGCTAATTTGTGGAATTATAGATCCTCCATATGATTTTGACGATAATTGTTTACCTACATGTAGATATTTAGAACGGAATTCATATAATTCTGAAACCATATTTCTTGCTGGTTCACCACAATATTTATGTATCAGATCTTTAACACGTGAAGATATCTTATATTGGGTCTGTCCACATACTTTACACGTCTCTGAATTCGGCGCATCTATAAGAGATAAAACCTCTAAGCTTGACAAATATCTCACAACAGCAGTTTCGTGATAATTTTTGGAGGCTTGTAACCAAATTTCTCCTTGTTCTTCAGCGTAGCAAGCTGAATGAAAATGCTGACATGCAGATAGTAAATATCTAAAATTCTGATTACAGTTATTAGACAAAAAATATTTAATAATTGTTTGAAACAAAGATGTTATGACTAACTTTTCGTTGACAATAGGGTGATCATCTATCCAATCAGAAGAGATTAGATCTTCATGATTATTGAGAATCTTTAGTTCAGGTAAATCTTCAATGATTTCAGGCTCTTTAGACTCAAAATATAAATTGGCAAAAGAAGATAATATATCAATGATAACATAACTCCTTTTTTTGAATTCTGATTTGGCATCAAGAGAATCAAATGCTTCTACAGACAATACCAAATCATTTGAAGGATATTTTTTTTACTGTCAGTTATGTAGAAAATTGGTTCAATTTTATTTGCATAAAAAGACCGACCGTAAGCATGAGGATATCTAAAATTTGACTTCACCCAAAAAGAGCTTATTTTGGATTTTTCTGCTTTGCGTAGACACTCTTTAAGTTTTAATAGATATTTATTTTCAAGGTTATAAATATTTTCAATTAATACACCTGTTATGATCTTACGTGTTTTATATGTCACACCAACTTTCAATGTATTTCCCAATCCGATATCTGGATATCCAAACCAAATTATTTTGTTTTTTCCATCTCTCCTGGGAGAAAACTGCCACTGAAGCTTGCCAAATTCTTTTCTGATTTCCGCCCAAAAAGCTCGAAGTAAAATATTGCTTTCTAATTCACTCTTAGGATTTTTGCTGAGTTGTATATGCATAAATTCCATGCCCAAAAAATAAAATCACACCTTTGAAATCATCAAAAATCTTAAATTATTCCTTATATTTCTTCAGAAGAAATAATCTTATTTTTGGAGTTGATTGTATTTATGTAATGAGCTTAGAGTTTTGACGCTAGACATTTTTTATTACATGACATGATTCGAGAAACCATGGTAGTTGATTTCTACAAAATTCATGAATTTTCTGGTGTATTTAACATTTGATCATGTAATTTCAAGGAATTTTGCTGAACCAGGCGCATTAATAAACGTAATCCTTCATTAACAGCACTTGAGTCAGGAAAAAGTTTAGCGACATCAGGTTCTAAATTGACCGTAACGGTCGGTTGTTTTCTTCCCTGTCCACGAGCCACAACGGTCATATTGGTAAAATCATATTCAGGACGTAAGTCGTCATCCATTTCAGAGGTCTGATTCATAAGCCTTTCGTTCTTTACTGGTTGCCAGGCGGGCGCTGATGAGACGTGTAATATTTTCTCGTTCTGTATAAGCAACAACAAGCAACCTAGCCCTGGCTGATTCTCCCATTATAATAAATCGTTTTTCGTTGATTGAGTGGTCTATATCTTCAAAGATTAAAAATAAAGGATCGTCAAAGACAGAGGTTGCTTCATCAAAAGAGACTTGATGC
The nucleotide sequence above comes from [Synechococcus] sp. NIES-970. Encoded proteins:
- a CDS encoding ABC transporter permease protein produces the protein MAGENPEVQLSRRLALVGMIITLIFVAIALGAPLFENLGWLKDPLDSLSFPIHTAPSGEHWFGTSRQGYDVFSRTLFGTQAALKVVLLATSLSLIIGVPLGMVSGYFGGKVDRLLLFLMDTIYTLPGLLLSVTLAFVVGKGVINAAIALSISYVPQYFRLVRNRTTSAKTELFIEAAQAMGATPSRILSKYLFRNVIQSVPVLFTLNAADAILILGGLGFLGLGLPDGTPEWGHDLRLALDALPTGIWWTALFPGLTMTLMVMGLSLLGEGLNAWLNPGDRR
- the plsC_1 gene encoding 1-acyl-sn-glycerol-3-phosphate acyltransferase, encoding MQLFPPFPPLDPPLDGWSLAGRDPETIRRLLPLWEWLYKYYFRVETSGWENLPTDEPVLAVGSHNGGLAAPDMWMMMYDWFQRFGVERPTYGLMHPNIWLAFPELAKIAVKTGAVQAHPKMAIAALKAGANVLVYPGGGQDVFRPHALRNKIYFAERRGFIKLALRQGVPIVPLISWGAHDSIFVIDDIYEPLKKFLKTLNLPWLFNIDPEVFPVYLGLPWGIAFGPLPNFPLPTKMYTRVCPPIRFDRSGREAAGDRLYVEACYQRVLAEMQQALDQLITEAESQPEECG
- a CDS encoding NAD dependent epimerase/dehydratase family protein, with protein sequence MRIAIIGCGYVGRAIARQWTKAGHQVSVTTTTPEKVAQLADLAHQVKVLKGDQPEALQELCEGQDVILLAVGSKGRTTENYRLAYLKTAQNLVQVLAHNDTVKQVIYTSSYAIVGNHDGAWVDETTLDKPPHIFAEILLETEQVLQAIATDLRRVCILRLGGIYGPGREIKKIFQRAMGQVRPGNGSEYGNWIHLEDIVAALEFAQAKQLDGLFNLVCDEPLPRRELLARLAAKYDLPPVIWDPSQPSERPMNVRVSNRKLKDLGFVCRYPTIEV
- a CDS encoding hypothetical protein (conserved hypothetical protein (DUF540) superfamily), translating into MAIDFVRGASYPFRAVRFLSQHPRLWQYLAIPLGLNIVIGGLLYFFSLRWAWGQAIASYRWINSGLTNLIDRLPDWLQWLDYGANVAAIGVGFILITAIFIAVGLILVQFGVVLGAPWYGQLSEHIEKLRTNRLEIVEVGFFRDIGRAILFELKKLILVLTLSPFLFGVNFLPGIGSILSSFGGLTLSITIICLDFFDAPLERRRLSFRQKLHQVYRALPGSAGFGLMCLGLVSFPLLNLLTIPICVASGTLFVCDRLLSQANLAINPDESQ